From Kineosporia succinea, the proteins below share one genomic window:
- a CDS encoding phage tail protein: MPSDTEILGGQPPVAANFLLEVDGVAIGTFQKVSGLEVTVATHEYAEGGVSGFVHRLPGQMSWPSLVFSRGLTTSDNLFAWMNRSAGDGFQSAGGKLERKTASVTLIDVTGNRLRSFAVRDAFPVRWTGPALATQDSSVLYEELEVAHHGFTSATFV, translated from the coding sequence ATGCCCAGCGACACCGAGATCCTCGGTGGCCAGCCCCCGGTGGCGGCGAACTTCCTGCTCGAGGTCGACGGCGTCGCCATCGGGACCTTCCAGAAGGTCTCCGGCCTCGAGGTCACCGTGGCCACCCACGAGTACGCGGAGGGTGGGGTCAGCGGCTTCGTGCACCGGCTGCCCGGTCAGATGAGCTGGCCCAGTCTCGTCTTCAGCCGCGGCCTGACCACGTCGGACAACCTCTTCGCCTGGATGAACCGCAGCGCCGGCGACGGGTTCCAGTCCGCCGGGGGCAAGCTGGAGCGCAAGACGGCCTCCGTCACCCTCATCGACGTGACCGGCAACCGGCTGCGCTCGTTCGCGGTCCGCGACGCCTTCCCGGTGCGCTGGACCGGGCCGGCCCTGGCCACCCAGGACAGTTCCGTGCTCTACGAGGAACTCGAGGTCGCTCACCACGGATTCACCTCGGCCACGTTCGTATGA